One Blastocatellia bacterium genomic window carries:
- a CDS encoding MFS transporter, whose translation MKATAWMREISTDQRRALVAAALGWMLDSMDVMLYAMVLAHLMRDLKMSTATAGLLGSLTLLASAVGGVLFGILADRVGRTRALMASILVYSIFTAACGVAQTIGQLALFRVLLGLGMGGEWATGAALVAETWPPEHRGKALGLMQSSWAIGYALAAGITALVLPRFGWRAVFFVGIAPALVTVWIRHSLREPDIWQRSRHTRTSSRPSLMEIFRYPLRRHTLTTTLMNASSMFAWWGLFTWIPPFLALPPEKGGAGLSIVQTSTWVILMQAGMWVGYVTFGFISDSIGRKPTYIAYLLAAALLVPLYGMTRHPTVLLLLGPLVAFFGTGYFSGFGAITAELFPTSIRATAQGFTYNIGRGASALAPFTIGSYAETHGLGLAFMITAAAYLLAALIAFALPETKGKALD comes from the coding sequence ATGAAAGCCACAGCCTGGATGCGGGAGATTTCGACCGACCAACGGCGAGCGCTCGTTGCTGCGGCGCTCGGATGGATGCTCGACAGCATGGATGTCATGCTCTATGCGATGGTGCTTGCGCATCTCATGCGCGACCTCAAAATGAGCACGGCCACAGCCGGATTGCTCGGATCGCTCACGTTGCTGGCTTCGGCTGTGGGTGGCGTCCTTTTCGGCATTCTCGCTGACCGCGTGGGCCGAACTCGGGCGCTCATGGCCAGCATCCTCGTCTATTCGATCTTTACGGCGGCCTGCGGTGTCGCACAGACTATTGGCCAGCTTGCGCTTTTTCGCGTCCTGCTTGGCCTGGGAATGGGAGGTGAATGGGCGACCGGTGCCGCCCTTGTGGCCGAAACGTGGCCTCCGGAACATCGGGGCAAAGCGCTCGGACTCATGCAAAGTTCCTGGGCCATTGGCTACGCTCTGGCGGCCGGGATCACGGCGCTTGTTCTCCCCCGGTTTGGCTGGCGGGCGGTCTTTTTCGTCGGCATTGCTCCGGCACTGGTGACCGTGTGGATTCGGCATTCGCTCCGCGAGCCCGACATCTGGCAACGCAGCCGCCATACTCGGACATCTTCGCGCCCATCGCTGATGGAAATCTTTCGCTATCCTCTGCGCCGCCACACGCTCACGACGACGCTCATGAATGCCAGTTCGATGTTTGCCTGGTGGGGACTCTTCACCTGGATTCCTCCGTTTCTTGCTCTCCCGCCGGAGAAAGGCGGAGCCGGATTGAGCATTGTTCAAACCTCCACGTGGGTCATCCTCATGCAGGCGGGGATGTGGGTCGGCTACGTTACCTTCGGCTTCATCAGCGACTCCATCGGGAGAAAACCCACTTATATCGCCTACCTGTTGGCCGCTGCTTTGCTCGTTCCCCTCTATGGAATGACGCGACATCCAACGGTGCTGCTTCTGCTCGGACCGCTGGTGGCGTTTTTTGGCACCGGGTATTTCAGCGGATTCGGAGCGATCACGGCTGAACTTTTTCCCACCTCGATTCGAGCGACAGCCCAAGGATTCACCTACAACATCGGTCGAGGAGCCAGCGCCCTGGCTCCCTTCACCATTGGTTCGTATGCCGAGACGCACGGGCTGGGGCTGGCCTTTATGATCACTGCCGCCGCCTATCTCCTGGCAGCCCTCATCGCCTTCGCCCTCCCGGAAACCAAAGGGAAGGCGCTCGACTAA
- a CDS encoding DNA translocase FtsK 4TM domain-containing protein encodes MPDGISVSRNPLQPSCSVLTPTVAHSSRSRLDEVLGIFRLFLSLAPALSLVSYDPGDPSWNTATSKTSASNWIGIIEAHWADLS; translated from the coding sequence GTGCCCGACGGAATTTCGGTTAGCCGAAATCCGCTCCAGCCATCATGTTCGGTTCTCACTCCGACAGTCGCGCACTCCTCGCGCTCGCGCCTGGATGAGGTGCTGGGGATTTTCCGCCTCTTCCTCAGTCTCGCTCCGGCGCTGAGTCTGGTCTCTTACGATCCCGGCGATCCCTCCTGGAACACGGCGACGAGCAAAACCAGCGCCAGTAACTGGATCGGCATCATCGAAGCTCACTGGGCCGACCTTTCTTAG